A segment of the Amphiura filiformis unplaced genomic scaffold, Afil_fr2py scaffold_64, whole genome shotgun sequence genome:
caaaatgattttatatGGTATAAAAGCATAGTGTTTAGACAGTCAACTTCTAAGTCTGATTACGAAGTCACAATACCAATTCCATCCACCTTCTGGGAATGGTCTGGTTAGATTTTACTGATCCAATCCTACAATTAAATGCATGCATACGCCTTTTCATGTGCTAAAGAAGTGGAATTTCCAATCTTTTTTTGCCCACTTTACGATATTAGAATCTCAAAACGATAGAGCGTATGTCTGATGTAATGTTGTCTGAATCTCAGGTCGTCGTAAAGAAAACCATTAAAAAAAGACACGGCGATTCAGGAAACCTTTCGAAATTGGAGTCCTGTAATTATGTTGAAACGTCTAAATCATTGCTTCCATTGAATTATATGCGAATAATgcgattagggaccgttcacaaacacttgttagggaggcctgatgcaaaaagggggggggggctgaaaagttttgaccctcctaaggggggggggggctgaaaaaaatgaccacaaattttcttcttttcttcttctccatGTTCTCcgttctttctttgttttgttgtttcGGTTGTAGACAAAGAAATAGTTATGACCTCGGAGGGTTTTCTTGAAAGTAGGATCTATATTGAATATTTTGAAAGTAGGGAATCATATAATCACTGATGATAATAACTGGTAAACATGGTAACTCAATTAAATATAAAACATGGTGATGAATGTTAATGTAGTTGTTACTTTCATTTGCCTTTCGTTTTATTTTCACAGAAAATTGACAAAATGCTCACGAAATGTGGCGCGAAATGGTCACTGATTCATATGCTGTCGAAGGAACTGGATCGAGAGAAAATCAACCAAACAGGTAGGCGTAGTATATAGTAATATACAAATGCAATTTATCAATTCGTTTTTAAATTCTGCAGAACTGGGTTCTAAAAATGATTTATTTCAAGTGTTCGGAAAAAGAAATTTAATTTAAAGACTATACTAGCAGTATAGAGCAGGGGGGCCTACAATCAGTGGCAGCGTCAGGAAATTTTCGGGAAGGGGTGTGGGGGacgggggaagtgaatttcaggcggggagttaaaatcaacacattttgcccaaattgccgcaaaaagtggttTTTTTACTAGGGGGggcctttaaaatgttaaaataagttaacatttaaaaaatttgtTAAATTTCGCAATGTTTTGTTGTCGTTTTATTTACACAGAAATTGCCCAGCCATGTGTATGTGCTGTACAGATTGCCCTAGCAGAACTCTACCGTCTTCGAGGTGTCTCTCCAGACGCAATCGTCGGTCACAGTGTCGGCGAGGTAGCCGCAGCTCAAGCCGCAGGTCTACTCAGCTTAGAAGACGCCATCAAGCTTATCTACATCAGAGGAAGGCAGATGAAGAAGACTAGTGGGAGAGGGTCCATGGTAGCTGTATTACATGCAGTAGAAGAAGTTCAGGCTAGGTTAGAGAATAGTGAGTACGTAAGTGTGGTCGATGTTGCGGCTATTAATAGCCCGAGTCAAATTGTACTATCAGGAGACAAAGATTCAGTTACTGGGTTTTCAGATGGGTTGAAGAGAGATGGCATTAGATGCATTAGTTTGAGAGTTGATAATGCATTCCATAGCTACCAGCAAGATGATGTCAAGAAAGATTTGATCAAGAAGCTGAAGTATCTGGATCCGTCATCTTCCAAAGATCTTTATGGAATGGTACCAATAGTGCCAATGGTATCTACAGTGACGACTGAATACTTAGATAGGGAGACTACAAACACATCGGATTACTGGTGGAAGAATGTCAGACAAGCCGTCAAATTCCGCGGTGCAGTTGAGAAGTTGATCCAAGATGGCTACAACTGCTTTTTAGAAGTTAGTCCCCATCCAGCTCTATCACCAGCCTTGAGGGATATCATTATATCATACGGAAACAAACCCAATCCACACATGTTCGTCACTGGATCGCTACGACGTCCATCAGACACCAGAGAGGTTGCAGACGACAAAGTCAACATTCTGCGTTCATTAGCGAAACTTCACGTAGAAGGGTATCATTACGATTTGGATCTTCTCTTCAAAGATGGCGGCGACTACAAAGTGATGTCACTTCCTCCGTATCCATGGCAGCGAGTAATGTGTTCAGCGACTACAGAAAAAGCAAACAAACTGTTCAAATTCCCAGCAGGTCATCACCCACTTCTAGGAAAACGCCAAGAGTTGTCTCACTTCAAGGGAGAAGGTGCTCCACAAGTATGGCGATCCAAGTATGGAATCTCCTCAATACCTTGGGTACGGGATCACAAGCTTCACGGCAGCATTGTTATACCAGCAGCGGCACAAACAGAGACCATGCTTGCTGCAGCAAAAGAGCAGTTCCCGGATTCAGAGATCATAACACTACGTGATCTGAAATTTGAGCGATTCATCTTTGCACCAAGTACAAAAGGAATGCTTGAAACTACACTGGAGGTTAGACATCGGGAGGCACAGTTCACCTTGAAAAGCTTTAATCCATCGGACCAAACATGGACATCACACAGCAAAGGACACATAGACACTCCTAACAGAGTGCGAAGCTCCTCAGTCCATCAGCAAATGGATGACGATTTCCGTTGCGTTCGTTTAGCTACAGATGAAATCCGTCGGAAGTGTCCATTTGAAGTTGACCAACACGAGTTTTACTCACGACTTTGGCGTGGTGGATTCCATCTGGGCGATATGTTTAAATGCGTCAACATGGCGTTCTTCAGTCATGATTACAACGAAGCACTGTTATACACATCTGTTCCCGAGCCACTGGAGAAGGAATTCAAGCGTTATGTGTTCCATCCGGTATTGCTGGACAGCACATTCCAAGGAATCGGAATCTGTCAAATGTTTCAAGAACAGGAGAAAGCACGAAATGCAAAGACAGTGTTTCGCACATGGTTCCAAGTTCCTCACAGTGTAAAGAAAGTACGACTCCAAGGTAAGGCAACTACTCAGATAGCCTTCCACGTCAAGATATATCACGAGGATGATAAAACGGTCGGAGATGTTGTTGTGGCTGATGCAACAAACCAAAGAGTATTTGCCCAACTGGATCGGATCAGCTTTGAAAATGTCCATTCCAACGAACCAGAGGAAAAGGTGCAATTATGGAGAAAGGAATGGGAGAAGATCTCAGTCGATGTAGATGAGAATATTATCAATCAACCACCAAAACTTCCTCCAAAGTTGAATTCAAGGATCAGCAGGCCTTTGAGCGCAATTGGTTCAGAGAACCCCGGCGCTGTCATCGTCATCAAAGATAAGCAAGGCATTGCTATGGACCTGAAGAGAAGACTAGAAGTCGACAGCGTTGTAAGTGTCCTTGATCCACGAATATTGATTGACGGTGATGAAAGATTTCGCCGAGTTCTGAGATCGTTAGGTATAGTGACAGACATCATCATGCTCTCAACTCTAGATATTACGCAGTATGGACCACTTGGAAAAATCAACAGGGATAACTTTGATGAAATCCAGTCTGCGATAGCCTTGTCACCTATCAGTCTATTCCGAGCCGTGGTCACTCATGATGCTAAGTTAAGACCCAGGGTATGGATGGTAACAAGAGGAGCTCATGCTGTACTGGATGTAGATGTTGTAGACCCACTAATGGCACCGGCATCCGCGTTGAATCTTACACTCATGCATGAAGAATGCGAGTTTTCTATTGCTACAATTGATCTGCCATCAGTAGTAGACTATGAAGAATCGGCCGAATGGTTATATCAGTACCTGCGGTCAGCACCAAGTGATGAAAACCTCGTAGCTCTAAGACGCAAGATTCCACTACCAGCTATGGATTATCAGCGAGAGACTGTGACTTTTGATGCCTTTGCTCTTCGCACTCAAGTACAGCCACAGTCTAGTTTCTCAGCACCAACTTTGTCTACGGATTGGCAGGTGGACGTCGTTGATACCTTGAAGCAGAAACGCTTGGTGGTGAAACAAAACCACGAAGTTCCACAAGAAAGGGGTCCAGAGGATGTTGCTGTTAATGTGTCAGCCTTTGCTGTCCAACAGCTGAAAGATGCATCCGACAAGAGGGTTAGTCTCAGCTACTTGTACGCAGGGCATGTCACCAATTGCAGTGAGGAGATCCAAGTTCTATTCCGAATGCGTAGTAATGTCTTAGGTTTCCGCTCAGGGGGTCACGTCACTCAAACGGTGTGGTCTAACGCTAATGAACTCGTCCCCATCCCAGCAAATCTGACTCCAGTAGAAGCCATCAATATTGTTCGTGACTATCTACCAGCCTTTGTTGCTTTCCACGACACTTTACAGTTGAACGAAAATGGCACCGTGATCGTCTGTTTGAGTTCTCTTAGTGACCGTGTTGGCTTGGCAACCACCCATCTTGCTCTTGAACAAGGTGCGAGCGTCTTCCTGCACGTAGAGACACAGGATACCAACATACTTCCAGTTGAGAAACTTTTAGGCATTTTGGGAGATTCAAGAGTGGTTATTACATCGAATGAGAACTTCAATAATCTCATCAATGACGGATCTGTAGATGTATTGTTATTTGCTGGAGAGATGACTCAAGACTCCAACAGCCTGACACGCCTTGTCGGTAAGATTCGTCCTTTCGGTACAGTAGTACAAATCCATGGCCGTAATGGAGCGAGTGAATCACGGATTAACTGCCTACCACCAAACACATACTTCTTGAGTATCGACATGGGTCTTGGTCGATACGAGGAAATGAAACCACGACTTCAGGATTCTATGATCAGATTGTTGCAGATGTTCAGTGTCCACAACGGATTCCAGGCTTTGAAGAACCTCACAGTACCAACAGCTCCGATATCCAAGTTATCAAGATCACCACACGCATCTATCGAAGAGGTCACCGTTACCATTGACGAGGAAACCATTCCTACCAcgctgaattttgatgatatcGAATTTACCGCCAGCGGAGACGTAGCTTACCTTGTGACTGGTGGATCACGTGGATTTGGTCTGACTGTGGTTGAATGGCTTGTCAAATGCGGCGCTAGACACGTGTATATCATATCACGCTCAACACCAGAAGAAGAAGCAGTCCTGAAGTTCAAGTCTTTCCGGGACACTGGTGCGAGAATCACACACCTGAAAGTAGACATGGGTCGTGATCATGAAGTTGAGAAAGCTTTGACGGCTATTCAAGATAACGAAGACCTACCACTTGAAGGAATTTTCCACTGTGCTACAGTTTATGACGATGTCATGCTGAGGAACGTCACAGCAGAATCCTGGAATAATGTGATGGTCCCAAAAGCTTTCGGAGCGTTAGTACTTCATCAACTGAGCGTCAAGATGGGCTTCCCGATCAGATACTTCGTTATGATATCTTCAGTGGTAGAAATGCTTGGCAATGCGGGCCAAGGCAGTTACTGTGCTGCCAACACATTCCTGTCTGGTCTATGTACCATGCGCCGAAAACTCGGTCTTCCAGCCACTGTGATCCCCCCTGGTGTAATCAATACTTCAGGGTTTGCAGCACGAGAAGGATTTGTTAACCTCTGGGAAAACATGGGAATGACCAGCCTACCACCGTCCGAAGTATTGAAAGGTCTTGGTTGTATACTATCTACAAATTTCCCCGATCTTGGCTTAACAGGAGCTATGGATCGCCGCAAGTATGCCAAGGCAAATGCTACCATGCTCTCCCATCACTTCAgtgagacaagcggtacgttttcCGTCCTGAAGAAACTATTCCCAGACAGGGATTGCGTTCTAGATTCTGACAATGACATTCAGATGAGAATACGTCTTCTTCCTGCTGCAGATGCTCAGAGTCTTATCTTTAAGACTTTGTCTAATCATCTTGTGCAGAGGCTTGGTTTGAGCGATGAAGTTTCTCAAGACGCATCTCCAATGACGCTTGGTCTCGACTCGCATATGTCTACAGAGCTAAGTCAGGTTATCCACGAGAACTTTGCAGTTACTCTGTCACCCATGGAACTGTTGAACGACACCCTTACACTTCGTAACTTGACTTTGTCCATCTACAACAAAGTGCTGACATCTTCTGGTGAGGACGAAGAAGCAAGCCCCACACCTGTGGCCATTCGCAATGAGCTCTGGTTTAGAATTGATGAGAGCGTGGAGACGCCGACAAAACAGTTGATATGTTTCCCATCAGTAGGAAGTGGACCATCGATGTTTGCTCTATGGAGGCAGCAGCTAGCTGATCACAGCATACAGTTAGTGTCAGTTCAGATGCCTGGATGGGAAGGTCGTGAACAAGAGAAACCGTTGCAAAACATGTCAGACATCGTTGCCCGTCTATCAGACGCTCTTGCTCCTCGCCTTATGAAAGGAAGATTTGTATTCTTCGGGCATAGTCTTGGTGCATTGATCGCGTTTGAGCTTGCGCATCACTTGTGGAAGAATCATGACTTAAGTCCAGCTCATCTGTGCGTCAGTGCATGGTACCCGCCTACTCAGTCCTACCCTCATCCTGATGAACTTGAAGTATCAGGCGCTACAATGAGGAAGTTACAGAGATGGGTGTCAACTCGAGCAGATCCCATGAGGAACCCAGAGCCTGTTCCAGTCAAGTTTAGTTTCTTGGACCAGTCCATCCTTAACAACACACGATTGATGATGAGGCTGTTTCCAAGTGTCCAGGCTGCGATATTCACGTGCAAGAAATACCGTTTCCGTCATCGCGACCACCTGCCATGTCACATTACCGCGTTTGCAGGCAAGAACGACCCCTTTGTCAACCCATCTTTGGTTGACGATTGGGCCCAACAAGTAAACCCAGATTTCAAGTTCAAGAAAGTCGTGATGGCAGGAAAACACATGTACATCCTTCAAGCTGGTAAGAACCTACTCAAAGAAATCGGTCTTGCTTTGGCAGCATTACCCACATTGGATGACGCGGCAAGAGAACCACGTGAAGCAATGGGTGCAGCTGCTGGCGCGGCAGCGTCAGATAACACATCGTCCCTCGCTCGGAGTGGGGTAGGAGGGGCGTCAGCATCTGGTCCAATTCAAGTTGAAGCTGATATTGAACGTATTCCGCATCAGTCTCCCAAACCAGTGCCGATGCCAAGGCCTAGTTTGTCAAGCTTAACGGGAATAGGACTGGAGTAGAACTTTCTTGAATAGTCGGTGCTGCTGAAATGAAGTGAAATTAATTATCATACTCTTAAAAATCCAATTGACCATACTCTCTAAAATATATCGTTGAAGGAAAAGTTTCTTGTCAAAGTATGCACGTGTGATACTCAGGGGTATTCATTTGGATATTCAAGTGACCCTTATCTTTGTCTCCAAAATAACTTGATCATGTTTGTCATGTATGGACAGTTTAATTTCAGTAATTTGAAAGGAATATCAACATCGTGACTTTTATATTGTATATAGTTTCGAACCGCACGATGAATAAGGCATCAAATATTAAGACAGTTTACTTTTTCTTGTCTGTATAGTAGAAAGATATTGTGTCAACCTATTGTTTTAAGCAtatctattataggcctataagctCCTATAGTATAATGTGGTTATATTATAATCTTACGAAAACAGAAATTGTTACAGACAAATTTCATATTCAAACAAATTTCGCGTAGGGCCTACGTATTATTTGGATAGAATTGCAATTTCAGTTGAAACGCTACAGTAATTACTGATGTATCGAAGATGATTTTGATTCATGGAACCCATGCGTATATCAAGTTCGCATTTTTCTGTCATATACTATTTTGAATCAATTAAATTTACTGTTGTCTGAAATAAGAGAAACATCAAGGCAAAACCTTTAGAAAATTAGGCAATTCAAATCAATTGTAATTATAGTGTTGTCAATAAATTATCATCTGCAAAGTGCGCATTATATTACTCTTCCAACAGTATTGTTATAGGGGTACAGCAGAAAATCATGAATTTCTTTGATGCCTTTGAAGGGTGGGTGGGTAGGTTTAGTATTATGGTTTTATACAGTCAGGTCTAGGGGTGAAGGCAAAGAAATGTCCCTGATTTTTAGTAGAGACAAGGTACATATAACGtgcattattttattatattgacacttgtttttaatcaaaaatgTTTAATATATTATAAAGTGAATTATTATAGTGAATCTTGTTATATAATGAAGAAGTGTTTTGAAGAATGAAATGTTATATTATGAATTGCATTATTATACTAACACTTGTTATAATGAAGAAGTGTTTGAAGAAAAAATGGTATAAATGTTGTAGTATTAAGAATTATTGAATCCATGTACTATGAGTGCTAATGATTCGAAGGCttggagctgtgcaataatgaaTGTAGCTTAGATATTAGGGAATTTTGACAAAAAGTTGTTCAACTTGACACaggtgaccttttgaccttaggTCACCTGCAATGGACTGTTAACTTCTGTAAGGTCAACATTTCTCTATTATCATCTTTGCTTATAATCATGAGTTTATGAATAATGTTAACCATGTTATACAAAGTATATTATTATGTTGTAGTATAGACCATGAAATGTGTTTTCACCCCATGAAATGTGTTTTCACCTTTAGTAAAATAGCAATCCCGTTCGGGTAAATTATAACTGTGTAAACTTATATTGTAATTCCTAGTTTATTCTGAGCACCGAATTCATAAAACTGGTTCTGGTATTCTACTCTTTTAAGACAGTATTTTACAATTTCATATGTGATATGTGATCAattaaaatcagtcggaagtcggaaatattgattttcagatagagccaaacaaaggaaataatttcttttgctgtcttttgttttggaaacacttcaactgttcatatctttggaactaaagttcaatttcaatgggttttttttgcatAATAGCTTTGCAGATGCCTTtttcaatcatgtaaaaaactgaaaattgaatatgcccgatatgactgattttgcttgatcacactgtATATTCAGAgccgtagccagcttttttggtcaaaaaaggtccaaatttgggaagaaagtccacttttcacaaaattgcctgacccccctggaaaaaaagtccactttttccaaaTATTAGCACTACCCCCTCCCCCACAAAAATCCTGGCAACGGGTCTGGGTATATTTTGTGTCCTCCCGTCTTGTCATCCACGCATAAAATGACTTGATGGATAATTCGGACATTTTAAGGATTATGGCTTGCTTTACATCTGTATAATGTAGTAAAAACTGTAAATCACACACAAAGTTTCAGTTTATTTCTACAAATATGTCATTTAATGCATAAATTCACTGCACTTTGGTTGAAAACTGAGTAAAATACTTTATACAATCCAATGTTGTTTAGACGTTTCTTGAATTGTTACTACATTCCACTGTAGTATATGATTTACATTTAATGGAACCTCTGTATTCAGTAAAATAGttgtgtataatttagaattatATTAATAGATCATTATTGACAAATACGTATGTGCTGTTGATTTGTAATTCTGTTAACTCATGTTTCATCTTTAAAACATTGTGTATTCCTTTGTAAGAATATTAAAATGCACTCTTGGAGGACCGTATGTATTCAACaataagaaaaaatgtaaaaaaaacatgCATGACATATCATCAAAATATGTCCAAGTTTCCTATATTAACCCAGATATATTGTATCATTCTGCAAAGTAGTTAAAAATGAAACAATTAGTTTTTATGTTCAAAATTAACTTTACTGTTTACACATAAAGTgatattttaaaacttgtaaatGAAAGAAATCTTTTCCAATAATGCTAAAATTTCAATTTGGTCAAAAGGGTACAAAGGGTGTATTTTGATGCTGTTTGACATTAGATTAGAAATACATTAATAATatgctattcagttgaaattcacaccctatggaagacacaaccttaatctctcacataggggtgtataatttcaaatggagtcacccattcaggtaacccaatttgaaattgaaaCTCACATTTCCTGCATGGAAGATTAGgaacatgtcttccacagggggtgcatggatttacACTAGAACAGCCCTAGGAGCGATtgtcgaatagggtgcaactctactagtcttattacaagactgccctaccccaaccctaaccctaaactccgtaaacgaggactggactcaagtctagcaagttgcaccctattcggtaattgtacccagcCCTATCATGGATAAACAAAAATACTCATCAATTGTGCAATAtacataaaatgtttattatgtCAATAAAAATACAGATATTATTGTAGCTTATTTTGCTAGGTCATTTAAGGATATTTACTATACCTTTGAAATAAAATCTGTCATTTCATGCAAAATTTGGTTTACTTCTATGCTATGAAGTCATTCAAATAAAGGCACTCACATTTCAGTTGTGAAAATTCATATGGTACTTCAAGAAGTGCTTATCTGTTTGAATATAGAATTGTgccattttacataattttgaaatttgctctCTGCTGAACACTACTCCAAAtctaaaatatgctatctactgaagatagcatttgcatAAAATCCTGTTTGATTGATTGGAGATTGTAGTTagctttaaatttaaaatgtgttaAAATTGAATCTAAAAGTGtgatatcaactgaagataacactttttgCCCTGTTACTTAACTGTGAAAGTTGACATGTCCGAAATTGGAtgtaatgggccattccagttgaattcaacaccctatggaagacattaccttaatcttcaacacagtttgtatgaattttaaatggtgttacctgaatgggtgactgcattcaaaatctacactccctgtgttggagattaatattgtgtcttccacagggggtgtatggatttcaactggaacagtctaACGTTGGACATCTTTTTGACAAAATCCCTACATGTAACCAAGATTGGAAGACTTTTAtattatctttttatttatttatagtagaAACTaagaa
Coding sequences within it:
- the LOC140144578 gene encoding LOW QUALITY PROTEIN: phenolphthiocerol/phthiocerol polyketide synthase subunit C-like (The sequence of the model RefSeq protein was modified relative to this genomic sequence to represent the inferred CDS: inserted 3 bases in 2 codons); the protein is MEDPNRPSQRMGTLRRTLMGSRFKKQSAADDNKKSQHVSDPDDTLPLDKKIAIVGIGCRYANGVEGARKFWDMLSKGLDCTVPPPADRFDSSFFLYPGKKIPGKMFNRCSGYLLQHPEEFDRQFFKISPEEANHLDPQVRLLLEIVWEALEDAGIPTHSVRGSNTGVYIGLTASEYGILLGMPNDNINQYTNSGTNSCMSANRISYEFDFRGPSFVVDTACSSSMYSVHLACEAIRNGNCDMAVAGGANISLLPVTSIGFCQAGMMAPDGKCKSFDRSADGYSRGEGAGIVVLKSLQRALDDGDRIYSVIREGTMXNDGRTPGIANPSFDSQVNLIELAFKNAQTKKEEVVHVEAHGTGTQVGDKTEANAIGEALGFSRTTEHPPXFIGSVKSNIGHSEGAAGVAGLIKTALTLHYEQIPKVVHFRQGNENVDFDDLNLRVPSELTRWPKNAKKLASVSSFGFGGANAHLVLEGFTQRNERGAGGSSLHQESDSVVPMILFMSGGCKDALRQRLEDWLSYLNDNIGNDLRMYNSTVYTAAVRATHHQYRMGVIARTAREAAEQIRLKLEHDPRVAYNVTDGKTPDGNASHRLVFVFSGMGTQWWGMARQLMEDEPQFKHVIKKIDKMLTKCGAKWSLIHMLSKELDREKINQTEIAQPCVCAVQIALAELYRLRGVSPDAIVGHSVGEVAAAQAAGLLSLEDAIKLIYIRGRQMKKTSGRGSMVAVLHAVEEVQARLENSEYVSVVDVAAINSPSQIVLSGDKDSVTGFSDGLKRDGIRCISLRVDNAFHSYQQDDVKKDLIKKLKYLDPSSSKDLYGMVPIVPMVSTVTTEYLDRETTNTSDYWWKNVRQAVKFRGAVEKLIQDGYNCFLEVSPHPALSPALRDIIISYGNKPNPHMFVTGSLRRPSDTREVADDKVNILRSLAKLHVEGYHYDLDLLFKDGGDYKVMSLPPYPWQRVMCSATTEKANKLFKFPAGHHPLLGKRQELSHFKGEGAPQVWRSKYGISSIPWVRDHKLHGSIVIPAAAQTETMLAAAKEQFPDSEIITLRDLKFERFIFAPSTKGMLETTLEVRHREAQFTLKSFNPSDQTWTSHSKGHIDTPNRVRSSSVHQQMDDDFRCVRLATDEIRRKCPFEVDQHEFYSRLWRGGFHLGDMFKCVNMAFFSHDYNEALLYTSVPEPLEKEFKRYVFHPVLLDSTFQGIGICQMFQEQEKARNAKTVFRTWFQVPHSVKKVRLQGKATTQIAFHVKIYHEDDKTVGDVVVADATNQRVFAQLDRISFENVHSNEPEEKVQLWRKEWEKISVDVDENIINQPPKLPPKLNSRISRPLSAIGSENPGAVIVIKDKQGIAMDLKRRLEVDSVVSVLDPRILIDGDERFRRVLRSLGIVTDIIMLSTLDITQYGPLGKINRDNFDEIQSAIALSPISLFRAVVTHDAKLRPRVWMVTRGAHAVLDVDVVDPLMAPASALNLTLMHEECEFSIATIDLPSVVDYEESAEWLYQYLRSAPSDENLVALRRKIPLPAMDYQRETVTFDAFALRTQVQPQSSFSAPTLSTDWQVDVVDTLKQKRLVVKQNHEVPQERGPEDVAVNVSAFAVQQLKDASDKRVSLSYLYAGHVTNCSEEIQVLFRMRSNVLGFRSGGHVTQTVWSNANELVPIPANLTPVEAINIVRDYLPAFVAFHDTLQLNENGTVIVCLSSLSDRVGLATTHLALEQGASVFLHVETQDTNILPVEKLLGILGDSRVVITSNENFNNLINDGSVDVLLFAGEMTQDSNSLTRLVGKIRPFGTVVQIHGRNGASESRINCLPPNTYFLSIDMGLGRYEEMKPRLQDSMIRLLQMFSVHNGFQALKNLTVPTAPISKLSRSPHASIEEVTVTIDEETIPTTLNFDDIEFTASGDVAYLVTGGSRGFGLTVVEWLVKCGARHVYIISRSTPEEEAVLKFKSFRDTGARITHLKVDMGRDHEVEKALTAIQDNEDLPLEGIFHCATVYDDVMLRNVTAESWNNVMVPKAFGALVLHQLSVKMGFPIRYFVMISSVVEMLGNAGQGSYCAANTFLSGLCTMRRKLGLPATVIPPGVINTSGFAAREGFVNLWENMGMTSLPPSEVLKGLGCILSTNFPDLGLTGAMDRRKYAKANATMLSHHFSETSGTFSVLKKLFPDRDCVLDSDNDIQMRIRLLPAADAQSLIFKTLSNHLVQRLGLSDEVSQDASPMTLGLDSHMSTELSQVIHENFAVTLSPMELLNDTLTLRNLTLSIYNKVLTSSGEDEEASPTPVAIRNELWFRIDESVETPTKQLICFPSVGSGPSMFALWRQQLADHSIQLVSVQMPGWEGREQEKPLQNMSDIVARLSDALAPRLMKGRFVFFGHSLGALIAFELAHHLWKNHDLSPAHLCVSAWYPPTQSYPHPDELEVSGATMRKLQRWVSTRADPMRNPEPVPVKFSFLDQSILNNTRLMMRLFPSVQAAIFTCKKYRFRHRDHLPCHITAFAGKNDPFVNPSLVDDWAQQVNPDFKFKKVVMAGKHMYILQAGKNLLKEIGLALAALPTLDDAAREPREAMGAAAGAAASDNTSSLARSGVGGASASGPIQVEADIERIPHQSPKPVPMPRPSLSSLTGIGLE